The proteins below are encoded in one region of Arthrobacter sp. CJ23:
- a CDS encoding cation:dicarboxylate symporter family transporter — protein MKIPDSAALKASSAPQKKKPLYKSLFFQILIAVVAGVLIGHFWPNIGSTLRPLGDGFIQLIKMIIAPLIFLVIVTGISAVGDVKAVGRVGVKALLYFTGATLFALVFGLIVGNLVQPGAGLHIDPSTLSQEALDAKTGHAVPKDAASFILDVIPTSVIGAFASNSLLQVLFFSVFFGAAIVVIGRERCMPVISLMETVLELIFKIMSWIMKVAPIGAFGAMAFIIGQYGLGTLGTYALLIAACYGAAIVFIGLLFLVAWGFARVPLWHFLKYTREEFLLALGTASTEAVMPRIMTKLTNAGCSRATTGLVVPTGYSFNLDGAAIYLSISLLFLAQAFGHNLDLGQQLAALGVLLLTSKGMAGVPGSSFLALSATAAALGIFPVAGVALLLGADRLMDSMRVVVNLLGNCVATFVVAKWEGQFDRSVMLRAFRGEITNEDSAIMLGAEEVFEEQELERISEGQSPSPKFRGGPKADEIPQFEMSRPGQKDGADLPD, from the coding sequence ATGAAGATCCCAGACTCCGCGGCGCTGAAGGCGAGTTCGGCCCCGCAGAAGAAGAAGCCACTGTATAAGTCGCTCTTCTTTCAAATCCTGATCGCCGTCGTCGCAGGCGTGCTCATCGGCCACTTCTGGCCGAACATCGGGTCCACGCTCCGGCCACTGGGCGATGGTTTCATCCAACTCATCAAGATGATCATTGCCCCGCTGATCTTCCTGGTGATTGTCACCGGCATTTCGGCAGTGGGCGACGTCAAGGCGGTCGGACGAGTCGGGGTCAAGGCCCTGCTGTACTTCACCGGCGCCACCCTCTTTGCCCTGGTCTTCGGCCTGATTGTCGGAAACCTGGTCCAGCCCGGTGCAGGACTGCACATCGATCCGAGCACGCTGTCCCAGGAAGCCCTGGACGCCAAGACCGGCCACGCAGTGCCCAAGGATGCCGCGTCCTTCATCCTGGACGTCATCCCCACGTCCGTCATCGGCGCCTTCGCCAGCAACAGCCTGCTCCAGGTCCTGTTCTTCTCCGTCTTCTTCGGTGCGGCCATTGTGGTCATCGGCCGCGAACGCTGCATGCCGGTCATCAGCCTCATGGAAACCGTCCTGGAGCTCATCTTCAAGATCATGTCCTGGATCATGAAGGTGGCGCCCATCGGGGCCTTCGGAGCCATGGCGTTCATCATCGGCCAGTACGGACTCGGCACCCTCGGAACCTACGCCCTGCTGATCGCGGCCTGCTACGGCGCGGCCATCGTCTTCATCGGCCTGCTGTTCCTGGTGGCCTGGGGCTTCGCCCGCGTTCCGCTGTGGCACTTCCTCAAGTACACCCGCGAGGAATTCCTCCTGGCACTGGGCACGGCGTCCACGGAAGCCGTGATGCCGCGCATCATGACCAAGCTGACCAACGCCGGCTGCTCCCGCGCCACCACAGGCCTGGTGGTCCCCACGGGGTACTCCTTCAACCTGGACGGCGCCGCGATCTACCTCTCCATTTCGCTGCTCTTCCTGGCCCAGGCCTTCGGCCACAACCTTGATCTCGGCCAGCAGCTGGCAGCGCTCGGCGTGCTGCTCCTGACCTCCAAGGGCATGGCCGGCGTCCCCGGCTCGTCCTTCCTGGCCCTCTCGGCAACGGCCGCCGCCCTCGGCATCTTCCCGGTTGCCGGCGTCGCCCTGCTCCTGGGTGCGGACCGCCTCATGGACTCCATGCGCGTCGTGGTCAACCTGCTGGGCAACTGCGTGGCAACGTTCGTCGTCGCCAAATGGGAAGGCCAGTTCGACCGCTCCGTCATGCTCCGCGCCTTCCGCGGCGAGATCACCAACGAGGACTCGGCCATCATGCTGGGCGCCGAGGAGGTCTTCGAGGAACAGGAACTCGAGCGCATCAGCGAAGGCCAGTCTCCCTCGCCGAAGTTCCGCGGGGGCCCCAAAGCGGACGAGATCCCGCAGTTCGAGATGAGCAGGCCCGGGCAGAAGGACGGCGCCGACTTACCGGACTAA
- a CDS encoding helix-turn-helix transcriptional regulator has protein sequence MGNGFGEKLRAERLERGLTQAELGKNLYSPSYISLLETGRREPTAEVIEELARRLELAPKALEAWSQPVSVSDAEYVLAGLYARQAWDLRDYPLAASHAATAAQIALEGKNTSAWWNMTYMQAECLMKQGQLKECQQIIQHLLEHPMATESAGLGVRARQMLAAVCHGQGELSTAVEYAKEAVELSEQLPKGSTLIIGAHRALIGALAESGKLDEAWKYCEAMMEHMDEHAMSQLAGEVAWVVGNVAFMRHDYAEGIKHHERAAKLLSPANDIELWARFNKASAAVRLSSGIVEPETLSSIERAELALSIVGGNLTDQLEVAFIRARWLYLTGDILAAVAKLREIHADRKALARHTAGEVSLLLGKALKAAGESEDALVHLEEAQRDFSAAGAQDRVQQAMDAVLEIRLAERRAAAARGNASSPGNASMAS, from the coding sequence GTGGGAAACGGATTCGGCGAAAAGCTCCGTGCCGAACGGCTCGAACGCGGGTTAACACAAGCAGAGCTCGGCAAGAACCTCTACTCGCCAAGCTACATCTCCCTCCTCGAAACCGGCAGGCGCGAACCCACTGCGGAGGTCATCGAGGAACTGGCCCGGAGGCTGGAACTGGCCCCGAAAGCCCTGGAAGCCTGGAGCCAGCCCGTTTCGGTCAGCGATGCCGAGTATGTGCTTGCAGGACTGTATGCGCGGCAGGCCTGGGATCTGCGCGACTACCCCCTGGCGGCCAGCCACGCGGCCACTGCGGCCCAGATTGCCCTTGAAGGCAAGAACACCAGCGCGTGGTGGAACATGACGTACATGCAGGCCGAATGCCTCATGAAGCAGGGGCAGCTGAAGGAATGCCAGCAGATCATCCAGCACCTTTTGGAACACCCCATGGCAACGGAGTCCGCGGGCCTGGGCGTACGCGCCCGGCAGATGCTTGCCGCCGTCTGCCACGGCCAGGGCGAGCTGTCCACCGCCGTCGAGTACGCCAAGGAGGCGGTGGAGCTCTCCGAGCAGCTGCCCAAGGGCTCAACGCTCATCATCGGCGCCCACCGTGCGCTGATCGGTGCCCTGGCCGAGAGCGGCAAGCTGGACGAGGCGTGGAAGTACTGCGAGGCCATGATGGAGCACATGGACGAACACGCCATGTCGCAGCTGGCCGGCGAGGTCGCCTGGGTGGTGGGCAACGTTGCCTTCATGCGCCACGACTACGCCGAAGGCATCAAGCACCATGAGCGGGCAGCGAAGCTCCTCTCCCCTGCCAACGACATCGAGCTGTGGGCCCGGTTCAACAAGGCATCGGCAGCCGTCCGGCTGTCCTCGGGCATCGTGGAGCCGGAGACGCTCTCATCGATCGAACGCGCCGAGCTGGCGTTGTCGATCGTCGGAGGCAACCTGACGGACCAGCTCGAGGTCGCCTTCATCCGTGCCCGGTGGCTGTACCTGACCGGCGACATCCTGGCCGCCGTCGCCAAGCTCCGCGAAATCCATGCCGACCGCAAGGCCCTGGCCCGGCACACCGCCGGCGAGGTCTCCCTGCTGCTGGGCAAGGCCCTCAAGGCGGCCGGCGAAAGCGAGGACGCCTTGGTCCACCTCGAGGAGGCCCAGCGCGACTTCAGCGCCGCCGGCGCCCAGGACCGGGTTCAGCAGGCCATGGACGCCGTCCTGGAAATCCGGCTGGCGGAACGCCGTGCAGCCGCGGCACGCGGCAACGCGTCCAGCCCCGGCAACGCGTCCATGGCGAGCTAG
- a CDS encoding ABC transporter ATP-binding protein — MSKQTSFFTSVGRLYPHVRPILPRLFMGLVCALLASIVALAIPQVLRVLINDSLRPGGATDAVWAAAVVILLLGLAEAGLVALRRQFVINPATTVETRMRVSLYGHLQDLTVSFHDRWGSGQLLSRAMSDLAFLRRWMAFGAIMLVVTTLTVAIGVVVMFSMSWQLALIFLAAAVPIMVYSFRFRRRFSQVARLSQDQAGDLATTVEESVHGIRVLKAFGRSREALENFNGQAEELRQTEITKAKQQASFTLVVTLLPELALGVGLVVGIMLAASGQLSIGALVAFFATAAVVAAPVEFSGMLLAMALTAKTALDRHFEVMDSANTITSPELPARPAAVQGALSFNGAGFGFDDGGRLLEDITLDIRPGETMALVGITGSGKSALLQLVPRLYDVTEGSVTIDGTDVRDFALDELRTVVAVAFEDTTLFSSSVRDNVLLGAPDPSDAALDEALDVAQAHFAYSLPDGVDTLIGEEGLSLSGGQRQRIALARAIAAKPKVLVLDDPLSALDVNTEELVEARLRVVLRDTTTLIVAHRPSTVALADRVALLEDGRISAVGTHTELLAGNDHYRYVIASLDTDPKDLDSDLDTELHELEADAKEARR; from the coding sequence ATGTCCAAGCAAACATCATTCTTCACCTCCGTCGGCCGCCTCTACCCTCATGTGCGGCCCATCCTCCCCCGGCTGTTCATGGGCCTTGTCTGCGCCCTGCTGGCCAGCATCGTGGCCCTGGCCATCCCGCAGGTGCTGCGGGTCCTGATCAACGATTCGCTCCGCCCCGGCGGTGCCACGGACGCCGTCTGGGCCGCCGCCGTCGTGATCCTCCTCCTCGGCCTCGCCGAGGCAGGCCTGGTGGCGCTGCGCCGCCAGTTCGTCATCAACCCGGCCACCACGGTGGAAACCAGGATGCGCGTCTCGCTCTACGGCCACCTGCAGGACCTCACCGTGTCCTTCCACGACCGCTGGGGTTCCGGGCAGCTGCTCTCGCGCGCCATGAGCGATCTCGCGTTCCTGCGCCGCTGGATGGCCTTCGGCGCCATCATGCTGGTGGTCACCACCCTGACCGTGGCGATCGGCGTGGTGGTGATGTTCTCCATGAGCTGGCAGCTGGCGCTGATCTTCCTCGCCGCCGCCGTGCCGATCATGGTCTACTCGTTCCGTTTCCGCCGCCGCTTCAGCCAGGTGGCGCGGCTCAGCCAGGACCAGGCCGGCGACCTGGCTACCACGGTGGAGGAATCCGTCCACGGCATCCGCGTGCTCAAGGCCTTCGGCCGCAGCCGCGAAGCGCTGGAGAACTTCAACGGGCAGGCCGAGGAACTGCGGCAGACAGAAATCACCAAGGCCAAGCAGCAGGCCAGCTTCACGCTGGTGGTGACGCTGCTGCCGGAACTCGCGCTCGGCGTCGGGCTGGTGGTGGGCATCATGCTCGCGGCCAGCGGACAGCTGAGCATCGGCGCGCTGGTGGCGTTCTTCGCCACGGCGGCCGTAGTGGCGGCGCCGGTCGAATTCTCCGGCATGCTCCTGGCCATGGCCCTCACCGCCAAGACCGCCCTGGACCGGCATTTCGAGGTCATGGACTCCGCCAACACCATCACCAGCCCGGAGCTTCCCGCGCGGCCCGCGGCTGTGCAGGGCGCCCTGAGCTTCAACGGCGCCGGATTCGGCTTCGACGACGGCGGCCGGCTGCTGGAGGACATCACCCTGGACATCCGGCCGGGCGAGACCATGGCCCTGGTGGGCATCACGGGCAGCGGCAAGAGTGCGCTCCTGCAGCTTGTCCCCCGCCTGTACGACGTCACGGAGGGTTCCGTGACCATCGACGGCACCGACGTCCGCGACTTCGCCCTGGATGAGCTCCGCACCGTTGTGGCGGTCGCGTTCGAGGACACCACGCTGTTCTCCAGTTCGGTCCGGGACAATGTGCTGCTCGGCGCCCCGGACCCCAGCGACGCCGCCCTGGACGAGGCGCTCGACGTCGCCCAGGCGCACTTCGCGTACTCGCTGCCCGACGGAGTGGACACCTTGATCGGAGAGGAGGGCCTCAGCCTGTCCGGCGGCCAGCGCCAGCGCATCGCCCTGGCCCGGGCCATCGCGGCCAAGCCCAAGGTGCTGGTCCTGGACGATCCGCTGTCCGCGCTGGACGTCAACACCGAGGAACTGGTCGAGGCCCGGCTCCGCGTGGTGCTGCGGGACACCACCACGCTGATCGTGGCGCACCGGCCCTCCACCGTGGCTCTCGCGGACCGCGTGGCCCTGCTCGAGGACGGCAGGATCAGCGCCGTCGGGACCCACACGGAACTGCTGGCCGGGAACGACCATTACCGCTATGTGATCGCCAGCCTGGACACGGACCCCAAGGACCTGGACAGTGATCTCGACACCGAGCTGCACGAGCTGGAAGCCGACGCCAAGGAGGCCCGCCGATGA
- a CDS encoding sterol carrier family protein yields the protein MAVARRRIDVEEGRAALAAWQAAVGQSASGQSTAGGAASGAGTPPSRTVMATAVRYTLEEVTARAPGNSVEVRVPPFGVTQCVEGPRHTRGTPPNVIECDAGTWLELVIGRLAWADAVNAGRVAASGLRADLSGLLPL from the coding sequence ATGGCTGTTGCACGGCGCCGGATCGACGTCGAAGAGGGCCGCGCCGCGCTCGCGGCGTGGCAGGCCGCCGTCGGGCAGTCCGCCTCCGGGCAGTCCACCGCCGGGGGCGCTGCCTCCGGGGCCGGCACCCCGCCGTCGCGCACTGTCATGGCGACGGCGGTCCGCTACACCCTTGAGGAAGTCACCGCCCGCGCGCCCGGGAATTCCGTGGAGGTCCGGGTGCCGCCGTTCGGCGTCACGCAGTGCGTGGAGGGCCCGCGGCACACGCGCGGCACTCCCCCCAACGTCATAGAGTGCGACGCCGGTACCTGGCTTGAGCTGGTGATCGGCCGCTTGGCCTGGGCGGACGCCGTGAACGCCGGCCGGGTTGCCGCCTCCGGTCTGCGCGCGGACCTGTCCGGGCTCCTGCCACTCTGA
- a CDS encoding ABC transporter ATP-binding protein has product MSTTAFGTADEDNAHLTRADSKAVRRRSLALLASLIRPVRLRFWLTIGMVVVSQLTRVAGPALIAFGIDHALPALQAGDNAPLVLGGVLYLAAAIATAATTALYVTSTARLSQAMLLDLRLRVFRHTQRLSLEFHEKYTSGRIIARQTSDLEALRELLDSGVSSLASGLLFMVFTAVTVFILDWRTGLVMLCAGVPMFFLARWYQKHSQIAFRESRVVSARLIVHFVETMTGIRAVKAFRKERENAARYGQLSEDYRKNTVRSINLNGVFQPGLVLIGNVCVAVVLLLGGFRVLSGGLAVGVLLALILSTKRFFQPVDQMAMFYNSFQSAQAALEKVSGLLQEVPTVRPPRNPVALRNPRGKIEFRGVEFGYGDGRLVVPHLDLHIPAGQTVALVGQTGAGKSTLAKLVARFYDVTSGSLALDGVDLRQLSTTDLRRAVVMVTQEAFLFSGSVADNIALGRPEASREEIEAAARAVGAHEFISALPEGYDTDVNKRGGRVSAGQRQLIGFARAFLAAPAVLILDEATSSLDIPSERMVQSGLARLLEGSASSDAGRTAIIIAHRLSTVETADRVLVVHDGRVVEDGTPAELISGGGRFARLHGAWRDSLV; this is encoded by the coding sequence ATGAGCACGACCGCATTCGGAACCGCCGATGAAGACAACGCCCACCTCACCCGCGCGGACAGCAAAGCCGTACGACGCCGGTCGCTCGCCCTGCTGGCCTCGCTGATCCGCCCCGTGCGGCTGAGGTTCTGGCTGACCATCGGCATGGTGGTGGTCTCGCAGCTCACCCGCGTGGCCGGGCCCGCCCTGATCGCCTTCGGCATAGACCATGCCCTGCCCGCGCTCCAGGCCGGCGACAACGCGCCGCTGGTCCTCGGCGGCGTGCTATACCTGGCGGCGGCCATCGCCACCGCCGCCACCACGGCCCTGTATGTGACCTCCACGGCGCGCCTGAGCCAGGCCATGCTGCTGGACCTGCGGCTCCGGGTCTTCCGCCACACCCAGCGGCTGAGCCTGGAGTTCCACGAAAAGTACACCTCCGGGCGCATCATCGCCCGGCAGACCTCGGACCTTGAGGCCCTGCGCGAGCTGCTCGATTCCGGCGTGAGCTCCCTGGCCTCCGGGCTGCTGTTCATGGTGTTCACCGCCGTCACGGTGTTCATCCTGGACTGGCGCACCGGGTTGGTCATGCTCTGCGCCGGCGTCCCCATGTTCTTCCTGGCCCGCTGGTACCAGAAGCATTCCCAGATCGCCTTCCGCGAGTCCCGGGTGGTCTCGGCGCGGCTGATCGTCCACTTCGTGGAGACCATGACCGGCATCCGCGCCGTGAAGGCCTTCCGCAAGGAACGCGAAAACGCCGCGCGCTACGGGCAGCTCTCGGAGGACTACCGGAAGAACACGGTCCGGTCCATCAACCTCAACGGCGTCTTCCAGCCGGGGCTGGTGCTGATCGGCAACGTGTGCGTGGCCGTGGTGCTCCTGCTGGGCGGCTTCCGGGTGCTCTCCGGCGGGCTGGCCGTGGGCGTGCTGCTGGCCCTCATCCTGTCCACCAAGCGCTTCTTCCAGCCGGTGGACCAGATGGCCATGTTCTACAACTCCTTCCAGAGCGCCCAGGCGGCGCTGGAGAAGGTCTCGGGGCTGCTGCAGGAGGTTCCCACCGTGCGCCCGCCCAGGAACCCCGTGGCCCTCAGGAATCCGCGGGGCAAGATCGAATTCCGCGGCGTCGAGTTCGGCTACGGTGACGGCCGCCTGGTGGTCCCGCACCTGGACCTGCACATCCCGGCAGGCCAGACCGTGGCCCTGGTGGGCCAGACGGGCGCCGGCAAGTCGACGCTCGCCAAGCTCGTGGCCCGCTTCTACGATGTCACCTCGGGTTCCCTGGCGCTCGACGGCGTGGACCTGCGGCAACTCTCGACGACGGACCTGCGCCGCGCGGTGGTGATGGTCACCCAAGAGGCGTTCCTGTTCAGCGGTTCCGTGGCGGACAACATCGCCCTCGGCCGGCCGGAGGCATCGCGTGAGGAGATCGAGGCCGCCGCCCGCGCCGTGGGCGCCCACGAGTTCATCTCGGCGCTGCCCGAAGGCTACGACACGGACGTCAACAAGCGCGGCGGCCGGGTTTCCGCCGGCCAGCGGCAACTGATCGGCTTTGCCCGGGCGTTCCTGGCGGCTCCGGCGGTGCTGATCCTGGACGAGGCGACGTCCTCCCTGGACATCCCCTCGGAGCGGATGGTCCAGTCCGGCCTGGCGAGGCTTCTGGAGGGCTCCGCCTCCTCCGACGCCGGGCGCACGGCCATCATCATCGCGCACCGCCTCTCCACGGTGGAGACGGCGGATAGGGTCCTGGTGGTGCACGACGGCCGCGTGGTGGAGGACGGCACGCCGGCGGAACTGATCAGCGGCGGGGGCAGGTTCGCCCGGCTGCACGGGGCCTGGCGCGATTCACTCGTCTGA
- a CDS encoding asparaginase produces MPLSPHETFSVESAVELAVIERSGFIESRHIGSAVVLSGDGTVVTQLGDITTPIFARSTLKPFQALASMQSGVPLRGAQVAIACGSHVGSLDHMDVVEGMLKAAGVREEQLQCPPAWPQDETARNWLVRSEHGQSRLAYNCSGKHAAFLWACTQNGWDTRSYLEPNHPLQQRVRSVIQEYSEEKIAHLGIDGCGAPVAAISLTGLARAYSTLAKAPRDPGSNARAATIATSMLDYPWAVQGRGEANTIVMDELGVIAKIGAEGVLVLATPKGATAAVKMLDGNLRATTLVGLTLLAVAGAVDIPGVSSVLEKVVEPVLGGGRPVGKIRLGHAVSAMLD; encoded by the coding sequence ATGCCCTTGAGTCCGCATGAAACGTTCAGCGTGGAGTCCGCCGTGGAACTGGCCGTCATCGAGCGCAGCGGATTCATCGAGTCGCGGCACATCGGCTCCGCAGTGGTCCTTTCCGGCGACGGCACCGTGGTCACGCAGCTCGGCGACATCACCACCCCGATCTTCGCCCGTTCCACCCTCAAACCGTTCCAGGCGCTGGCCTCCATGCAGTCCGGAGTGCCCCTGCGCGGCGCCCAGGTGGCCATTGCGTGCGGCAGCCATGTCGGATCCCTGGACCACATGGACGTGGTGGAGGGCATGCTCAAGGCAGCCGGCGTCCGCGAGGAGCAACTCCAGTGCCCGCCGGCCTGGCCGCAGGACGAAACAGCACGCAACTGGCTGGTGCGCTCCGAGCACGGGCAGTCGCGGCTGGCCTACAACTGTTCCGGCAAGCACGCGGCGTTCCTGTGGGCCTGCACCCAGAACGGCTGGGACACGCGCAGCTACCTCGAACCCAACCACCCCCTGCAGCAGCGCGTCCGCTCCGTGATCCAGGAATACAGCGAGGAAAAGATCGCCCACCTAGGCATCGACGGCTGCGGCGCCCCCGTGGCCGCGATCTCGCTGACCGGCCTGGCGCGCGCCTACTCCACGCTGGCCAAGGCGCCGCGGGACCCTGGCTCCAATGCCCGTGCGGCCACCATCGCCACGTCCATGCTCGACTACCCCTGGGCCGTGCAGGGCAGGGGCGAGGCCAACACCATCGTCATGGACGAGCTGGGGGTCATCGCCAAGATCGGCGCCGAGGGCGTGCTGGTCCTGGCAACGCCCAAGGGCGCCACCGCGGCCGTAAAAATGCTGGACGGCAACCTGCGTGCCACCACCTTGGTGGGCCTGACCCTGCTGGCGGTGGCCGGCGCCGTGGACATCCCGGGCGTCTCCAGCGTGCTGGAAAAGGTGGTGGAGCCCGTGCTGGGCGGTGGCCGCCCGGTCGGCAAGATCCGCCTGGGACACGCCGTGTCCGCGATGCTCGACTGA
- the purD gene encoding phosphoribosylamine--glycine ligase — MKVLVIGPGGREHAIVRSLLEDPNVSEVHAAPGNAGISRLVPTYGIDGNDPAAVAGLATKLAVDLVVVGPEAPLAAGVSDAVREAGIPVFGPSKAAAQLEASKAFAKQIMAEAGVPTAMARVAINAEEAADALDTFGAPYVVKDDGLAAGKGVVVTNNRDEALAHARSCFDAGGTVVIEEFLDGPEVSIFVLCDGRTTVALSPAQDFKRIFDNDEGPNTGGMGAYTPLEWAPEGLVQEVIDRVAQPTVDEMARRGTPFVGVLFVGLALTSRGTRVIEFNVRFGDPETQAVLARLKTPLGALLLAAAKGELDKAEELRWSKDTAVAVVVAAENYPDTPRTGDRIRGLKKAEALEGVHVIHAGTKLDAEGKVVSAGGRVLAVVALGSDLVEAREKAYDGVELVQLDGSQFRTDIGGKAARGEIRVSSANTGTIPKVQA, encoded by the coding sequence GTGAAGGTACTCGTCATTGGCCCCGGTGGCCGCGAACACGCCATTGTCCGTTCCCTGCTCGAAGATCCGAATGTTTCCGAGGTCCACGCGGCTCCGGGCAACGCCGGCATCAGCAGGCTCGTCCCCACGTACGGGATCGACGGCAATGATCCCGCCGCCGTCGCCGGGCTGGCCACCAAGCTGGCCGTCGACCTGGTGGTTGTAGGCCCCGAGGCCCCGCTTGCCGCGGGCGTTTCCGACGCCGTCCGCGAAGCCGGCATCCCGGTGTTCGGCCCCAGCAAGGCCGCCGCGCAGCTGGAAGCCTCCAAGGCTTTCGCCAAGCAGATCATGGCCGAGGCCGGCGTCCCCACCGCCATGGCCCGCGTGGCCATCAACGCCGAGGAAGCCGCGGACGCCCTGGACACCTTCGGTGCCCCGTACGTGGTCAAGGATGACGGCCTGGCCGCCGGCAAGGGCGTGGTGGTCACCAACAACCGCGACGAAGCCCTGGCCCACGCCCGGAGCTGCTTCGACGCCGGCGGAACCGTGGTGATCGAGGAATTCCTGGACGGCCCCGAGGTCTCCATCTTCGTCCTGTGCGACGGCCGCACCACCGTGGCCCTGTCCCCGGCCCAGGACTTCAAGCGCATCTTCGACAACGACGAGGGCCCCAACACCGGGGGCATGGGTGCCTACACCCCGCTCGAGTGGGCCCCCGAGGGCCTGGTCCAGGAAGTCATCGACCGCGTGGCGCAGCCCACCGTTGACGAGATGGCCCGCCGCGGCACCCCGTTCGTGGGCGTGCTGTTCGTCGGCCTCGCCCTGACCTCGCGCGGCACGCGCGTCATCGAGTTCAACGTCCGCTTCGGCGACCCGGAGACCCAGGCCGTGCTGGCCCGCCTCAAGACCCCGCTCGGTGCGCTGCTGCTGGCAGCCGCCAAGGGCGAACTGGACAAGGCAGAAGAGCTGCGTTGGTCCAAGGACACCGCTGTCGCCGTCGTCGTGGCTGCTGAAAACTACCCGGACACCCCCCGCACGGGCGACCGCATCCGCGGCCTGAAGAAGGCCGAAGCGCTGGAGGGCGTCCACGTCATCCACGCCGGCACCAAGCTGGACGCCGAAGGCAAGGTGGTTTCGGCCGGCGGCCGCGTTCTGGCGGTTGTCGCGCTGGGCTCGGACCTCGTGGAGGCCCGCGAAAAAGCCTACGACGGCGTGGAGCTGGTCCAGCTGGACGGCTCCCAGTTCCGCACGGACATCGGTGGGAAGGCGGCCCGCGGCGAGATCCGCGTGTCCTCCGCCAACACCGGCACCATCCCGAAAGTGCAGGCCTGA
- a CDS encoding phosphoribosylaminoimidazolesuccinocarboxamide synthase, protein MTEFNSAAGFDTETPDLPGWTHVYSGKVRDLYVPADDATKEMVGQDCVLVVASDRISAFDHVLSSEIPDKGRILTQLSLWWFEQLGVEHHVLASTAAAGVPAAVEGRAMICKKLDMFPVECIARGYLTGSGLAEYKESRTVCSIPLPEGLVDGSRLEEALFTPSAKADVGEHDVNITYDDVVAMVGDDIAARLSELTLKIYTRAEEIARERGIILADTKVEFGIDAATGVITLGDEVLTPDSSRFWDAATYAPGQAQPSYDKQYVRDWLTSAESGWDRSSDTPPPALPADVVARTRGRYVEAYEKLTGRTFA, encoded by the coding sequence ATGACTGAATTCAACTCCGCCGCAGGCTTCGACACCGAGACGCCGGACCTGCCGGGCTGGACGCACGTCTACTCCGGCAAGGTCCGCGACCTCTACGTCCCCGCGGACGACGCGACGAAGGAAATGGTCGGCCAGGACTGCGTGCTGGTGGTTGCCAGCGACCGCATCAGCGCCTTCGACCATGTCCTGAGCAGCGAAATCCCGGACAAGGGCCGCATCCTCACCCAGCTGAGCCTGTGGTGGTTCGAGCAGCTCGGCGTGGAGCACCACGTCCTGGCGTCCACCGCGGCCGCCGGCGTGCCCGCAGCCGTCGAAGGCCGGGCCATGATCTGCAAGAAGCTGGACATGTTCCCCGTGGAATGCATCGCCCGCGGCTACTTGACCGGTTCGGGCCTGGCTGAGTACAAGGAATCCCGCACGGTCTGCAGCATCCCGCTGCCCGAGGGCCTGGTTGACGGCTCGCGCCTGGAGGAGGCTCTTTTCACGCCTTCCGCCAAGGCTGATGTGGGCGAGCACGATGTGAACATCACTTACGACGACGTCGTGGCCATGGTGGGCGACGACATCGCCGCGCGCCTCAGCGAGCTGACCCTGAAGATCTACACCCGCGCCGAGGAAATCGCCCGCGAACGCGGCATCATCCTGGCCGATACCAAGGTGGAGTTCGGCATTGACGCCGCCACCGGCGTGATCACGCTCGGCGATGAGGTCCTGACGCCGGATTCCTCCCGCTTCTGGGACGCCGCCACCTATGCGCCGGGCCAGGCGCAGCCTTCCTACGACAAGCAGTACGTCCGCGACTGGCTGACCTCTGCTGAATCCGGCTGGGACAGGTCCTCGGACACGCCGCCCCCGGCACTGCCGGCCGACGTCGTGGCCCGCACCCGCGGCCGTTACGTGGAAGCGTACGAGAAGCTGACCGGACGCACGTTCGCCTAG